One window of the Campylobacter concisus genome contains the following:
- the groES gene encoding co-chaperone GroES, protein MNFQPLGKRVLVERVEETKTTASGIIIPDNAKEKPLSGEVKAVGTEVEGVKVGDKVVFAKYGGTEINLDDKTYLVLNIDDVLGVIK, encoded by the coding sequence ATGAATTTTCAACCATTAGGCAAGCGTGTTCTAGTCGAACGTGTAGAAGAGACAAAGACCACAGCTTCAGGCATTATTATACCTGATAACGCAAAAGAAAAACCTTTAAGCGGAGAAGTAAAAGCAGTTGGTACTGAGGTAGAGGGTGTAAAGGTTGGCGATAAAGTTGTATTTGCAAAATACGGTGGCACTGAGATAAATTTAGACGATAAAACATATCTTGTTTTAAATATTGATGATGTTTTAGGCGTGATTAAATAA